From a region of the Haloferax volcanii DS2 genome:
- a CDS encoding acyl-CoA dehydrogenase family protein, which produces METVGSATGLTDEQRAIRDVVHEFAVEEIRPTAREADETEAFPEDVWDGLADLDLTGLTVPEEYGGFGADRATYAVVNEEVAYGQLAVATALSVHCLATECIAEFATDQQKETWLPEMVRGRPVGMFGLSEPDAGSNPAEMSTVARREGDEYVINGKKQWITNGQRGGVCILFAKTDPDDPSSVTQFLVPESAGYEVGKKEEKLGLRASDTTALLFDDVRIPAENRLTEEGKGLSAAFRILTGGRIGIASQAVGLAQAALDDAIDYANEREQFDKPISKIQAVRHKIADMGTQVHASRMLVREAARVADAGDDPRTAASIAKYFASEAAVDVTNEAVQVHGGYGYTTDFDVERYYRDSKITTIYEGTSEIQKEIIARSLLD; this is translated from the coding sequence ATGGAAACCGTAGGGTCTGCCACGGGTCTGACCGACGAGCAACGGGCCATCCGCGACGTGGTCCACGAGTTCGCCGTCGAGGAGATTCGCCCGACTGCGCGCGAGGCCGACGAGACGGAGGCGTTCCCGGAGGACGTGTGGGACGGCCTCGCTGACCTCGACCTGACCGGCCTGACCGTCCCCGAGGAGTACGGCGGGTTCGGTGCCGACCGAGCCACCTACGCCGTCGTCAACGAGGAGGTCGCCTACGGCCAACTCGCCGTCGCCACCGCGCTCTCCGTGCACTGTCTCGCCACCGAGTGCATCGCCGAGTTCGCTACCGACCAACAGAAGGAAACGTGGCTCCCCGAGATGGTCCGCGGCCGACCGGTCGGCATGTTCGGCCTCTCCGAGCCGGACGCCGGGTCGAACCCCGCGGAGATGTCGACGGTCGCCCGGCGCGAGGGTGACGAGTACGTCATCAACGGCAAAAAGCAGTGGATAACGAACGGCCAGCGCGGCGGCGTCTGCATCCTCTTCGCCAAGACCGACCCCGACGACCCCTCGTCGGTCACGCAGTTCCTCGTTCCGGAGTCGGCCGGCTACGAGGTCGGCAAGAAAGAGGAGAAGCTCGGCCTCCGCGCGTCCGACACGACGGCGCTGCTCTTCGACGACGTGCGCATTCCTGCGGAAAACCGACTCACTGAGGAGGGCAAGGGCCTCTCTGCGGCCTTCCGCATTCTGACCGGCGGTCGCATCGGCATCGCCTCGCAGGCCGTGGGGCTCGCGCAGGCCGCGCTCGACGACGCCATCGACTACGCGAACGAGCGCGAGCAGTTCGACAAGCCCATCTCGAAGATTCAGGCGGTTCGCCACAAAATCGCGGACATGGGCACGCAGGTCCACGCTTCGCGGATGCTCGTCCGCGAGGCCGCCCGCGTCGCCGACGCCGGCGACGACCCGCGGACCGCGGCGTCCATCGCGAAGTACTTCGCCAGCGAGGCCGCGGTCGACGTGACCAACGAGGCCGTGCAGGTCCACGGCGGCTACGGCTACACCACCGACTTCGACGTGGAGCGGTACTACCGCGACTCGAAGATTACGACCATCTACGAGGGGACCAGCGAGATTCAAAAAGAGATTATCGCGCGGTCGCTCCTCGACTGA
- a CDS encoding alanyl-tRNA editing protein, whose translation MSDSLAPDSPTVRAFDATVTRVDGRSVVLDETYFYLEGGGQPADRGVLGGVDVEHVRTNADGAVVHDLAADPGFAAGDEATGVVDDDFRTYCMRAHTASHVLYGAGRRIFDDLGYGGFDISAEKVRVDFETSTEVDDDALVELERLVNRAVWDSREVSWEEISVAEARDREEIAFNVKTEEGVFSESETVRVVSIDGWDWAACGGTHVSNTVEIGPVEVLGRSNPGEGLTRVEFAVGSSAVDRRAAVRGSAYEAARALGTNLDGLGESAAAAAAAREELESELADLKSEVLRSRLADFETVERDGLTWNVGAVSGFDANEVGEAAKEARDGAAVDVFVAVGESDAPFVVVASAGDAAAGKVVAEVTDEFGGGGGGGPTFAQGGGLGAPADEVLAYLRD comes from the coding sequence ATGTCCGACTCACTCGCACCCGACTCCCCGACGGTCCGGGCGTTCGACGCGACGGTGACGCGCGTCGACGGTCGGTCGGTCGTTCTCGACGAGACGTACTTCTATCTAGAAGGCGGCGGCCAGCCCGCCGACCGGGGCGTTCTCGGCGGCGTCGACGTCGAACACGTCCGCACGAACGCCGACGGCGCGGTCGTCCACGACCTCGCGGCCGACCCCGGTTTCGCCGCTGGCGACGAGGCGACGGGCGTCGTCGACGACGACTTCCGGACGTACTGCATGCGGGCGCACACCGCCAGTCACGTCCTCTACGGCGCGGGTCGCCGCATCTTCGACGACCTCGGCTACGGCGGCTTCGACATCTCCGCGGAGAAGGTCCGCGTCGACTTCGAGACCTCGACCGAGGTCGACGACGACGCGCTCGTCGAACTGGAGCGCCTCGTCAACCGGGCGGTGTGGGACAGCCGCGAGGTGTCGTGGGAGGAGATATCCGTCGCGGAGGCCCGCGACCGCGAGGAAATCGCGTTCAACGTCAAGACCGAGGAAGGCGTCTTCTCCGAGTCCGAAACCGTCCGAGTCGTCTCCATCGACGGCTGGGACTGGGCGGCCTGCGGCGGCACGCACGTCTCGAACACCGTCGAAATCGGGCCGGTCGAGGTGCTCGGCCGGTCGAACCCCGGCGAGGGTCTCACCCGCGTCGAGTTCGCGGTCGGGTCGTCGGCCGTCGACCGCCGCGCCGCGGTCCGCGGGTCCGCCTACGAGGCCGCCCGAGCGCTCGGGACGAACCTCGACGGCCTCGGAGAGTCAGCCGCCGCAGCCGCGGCCGCGCGCGAAGAACTGGAGTCCGAACTCGCGGACCTCAAGTCCGAGGTACTGCGCTCCCGACTCGCGGACTTCGAGACGGTCGAACGCGACGGGCTGACGTGGAACGTCGGTGCAGTCTCGGGCTTCGACGCGAACGAGGTCGGGGAGGCCGCCAAAGAGGCCCGCGACGGAGCGGCCGTAGACGTGTTCGTCGCCGTCGGCGAGTCGGACGCGCCGTTCGTCGTCGTCGCCAGCGCCGGCGACGCGGCCGCCGGGAAGGTCGTCGCCGAGGTGACAGACGAGTTCGGCGGCGGTGGCGGCGGCGGGCCGACGTTCGCGCAGGGCGGCGGTCTCGGAGCGCCGGCCGACGAGGTTCTCGCGTACCTACGCGACTGA
- a CDS encoding helix-turn-helix domain-containing protein, with translation MAKYSTNRGGGGGDGDSCELCGRSTAKLRRANVAGADLLVCPDCAPHGENRHADRKSGSSDASRDGSSGNRKKRAAQRTAKLYDSAKGDSKHWEEKGTNYEKDRLPYLVSGYGGVVESARQDAGLQLAELADELDLDEKQLLAIEQGRATRANVGGSAIRALEERLDVTLVDE, from the coding sequence ATGGCCAAGTACTCGACGAACCGGGGCGGTGGCGGCGGCGACGGCGACAGTTGCGAACTCTGCGGCCGAAGCACCGCGAAGCTCCGGCGTGCGAACGTGGCCGGCGCGGACCTGTTGGTCTGTCCGGACTGCGCGCCGCACGGCGAGAACCGCCACGCGGACCGAAAAAGCGGGTCGAGCGACGCCTCTCGCGACGGTTCTTCGGGGAACCGCAAGAAGCGCGCCGCCCAGCGCACCGCCAAGCTGTACGACAGCGCGAAAGGCGACTCCAAACACTGGGAGGAAAAAGGGACGAACTACGAGAAAGACCGGCTTCCCTACCTCGTCTCCGGCTACGGCGGCGTCGTCGAGTCCGCCCGGCAGGACGCCGGGCTCCAGCTCGCTGAACTCGCGGACGAACTCGACCTCGACGAGAAGCAACTGCTCGCCATCGAGCAGGGCCGCGCCACGCGGGCGAACGTCGGGGGGTCGGCCATCCGCGCCCTCGAAGAGCGCCTCGACGTGACTCTCGTCGACGAGTAG
- a CDS encoding DUF420 domain-containing protein, which translates to MEFRARDHVRGLTALLSVLSLALVFGAALGAIPRAAIPTAPAAALNAIPHVNAVISTVAIVTILAGVRFVRRGDIERHRRMMLASFLLFATFLVLYLYKVVVQGTAEFPGPDAVYQFVYLPTLAIHILLAIVCVPVVYYVLLLALTRPITEVFGTEHARFGRVAASLWLVSFVLGNVVYVLLYVIY; encoded by the coding sequence ATGGAGTTCCGAGCACGCGACCACGTCCGCGGACTGACCGCTCTCCTCTCGGTGCTGTCGCTCGCGCTCGTCTTCGGCGCGGCGCTCGGCGCGATTCCCCGCGCCGCGATTCCGACCGCGCCGGCGGCCGCGCTGAACGCGATTCCACACGTCAACGCGGTCATCAGCACCGTCGCCATCGTCACCATCCTCGCCGGCGTCCGGTTCGTCCGCCGCGGCGACATCGAGCGCCACCGGCGCATGATGCTCGCCTCGTTCCTCCTGTTTGCGACGTTCCTCGTCCTCTATCTCTACAAGGTCGTCGTTCAGGGGACCGCCGAGTTCCCCGGCCCCGACGCGGTCTATCAGTTCGTCTACCTCCCGACGCTGGCGATTCACATCCTTCTGGCTATCGTCTGCGTCCCCGTCGTCTACTACGTCCTGCTGTTGGCACTGACGCGACCGATAACCGAAGTCTTCGGAACCGAACACGCTCGGTTCGGCCGCGTCGCGGCCTCGCTGTGGCTCGTCTCGTTCGTCCTCGGAAACGTCGTCTACGTCCTCCTCTACGTCATCTACTGA
- the purF gene encoding amidophosphoribosyltransferase, which translates to MVTGRDDSHHHIGGLTEKCGVVGVALGGRDAARPLYYSLYALQHRGQESAGIVTHDGFQQHSHVQMGLVGDAFGADDLDGLKGEAGIGHVRYPTAGDVSKSCAQPFAVSFKSGSLGLAHNGNLVNADELRDELENFGHAFTSTGDTEVIAHDLARNLLEEDLVRAVKRTMERIHGSYALTIMHDETVLGVRDPEGNRPLCIGKVDDGYVLASESAAIDTLDGELVRDVKPGELVVLEPDGSGFDSYQLVERDNTAHCFFEHIYFARPDSVMNDTLVYEARRGLGRKLWDENGVDTDVVMPVPDSGRAFASGYAEAAQEDDATAEFAEGLMKNRYVGRTFIMPTQDERERAVRLKLNPIKSTVEGKSVTLIDDSIVRGTTSNQLVQLLYDAGATEVHMRIGAPPIVAPCYMGINMATREELIASDKSVEEVRDTIDADSLGYLSIDSVAEVLEKSQSDLCLGCVTGEYPYDIDGEETDRDVSRPVVGAEAPLSD; encoded by the coding sequence ATGGTAACTGGGCGGGACGACTCCCACCACCACATCGGCGGACTGACCGAGAAGTGCGGTGTCGTCGGCGTCGCACTCGGCGGTCGAGACGCCGCACGGCCCCTCTACTACTCGCTGTACGCCCTCCAGCACCGGGGCCAAGAGTCCGCAGGCATCGTCACCCACGACGGGTTCCAACAGCACAGTCACGTCCAGATGGGTCTCGTCGGCGACGCGTTCGGTGCCGACGACCTCGACGGCCTGAAGGGCGAAGCCGGCATCGGCCACGTCCGCTACCCAACCGCGGGCGACGTGTCGAAGTCGTGCGCCCAGCCGTTCGCCGTCTCGTTCAAGTCGGGGTCGCTCGGCCTCGCGCACAACGGCAACCTCGTCAACGCCGACGAACTCCGCGACGAACTGGAGAACTTCGGTCACGCCTTCACCTCCACCGGCGACACCGAGGTCATCGCCCACGACCTCGCGCGCAACCTCCTCGAGGAGGACCTGGTCCGCGCCGTCAAGCGAACGATGGAGCGCATTCACGGCTCGTACGCGCTCACCATCATGCACGACGAGACGGTCCTCGGGGTGCGCGACCCCGAGGGGAATCGGCCGCTCTGCATCGGGAAAGTCGACGACGGCTACGTGCTCGCCTCCGAGTCGGCCGCCATCGATACGCTCGACGGCGAACTCGTCCGCGACGTGAAGCCGGGCGAACTCGTCGTCCTCGAACCCGACGGCTCCGGCTTCGACTCGTATCAACTGGTCGAACGCGACAACACGGCCCACTGCTTTTTCGAGCACATCTACTTCGCCCGCCCGGACTCCGTGATGAACGACACGCTCGTCTACGAGGCCCGCCGGGGACTCGGCCGGAAGCTCTGGGACGAAAACGGCGTCGACACCGACGTGGTCATGCCCGTCCCCGACTCGGGCCGCGCGTTCGCCTCCGGCTACGCCGAGGCCGCACAGGAAGACGACGCGACCGCCGAGTTCGCCGAGGGGCTGATGAAGAACCGCTACGTCGGCCGGACGTTCATCATGCCGACCCAAGACGAGCGCGAGCGCGCCGTGCGCCTGAAGCTCAACCCCATCAAGAGCACCGTCGAGGGGAAGTCCGTCACGCTCATCGACGACAGCATCGTCCGCGGGACGACCTCGAATCAGCTCGTGCAACTCTTGTACGACGCCGGCGCGACCGAGGTCCACATGCGCATCGGCGCGCCGCCCATCGTCGCGCCCTGTTACATGGGCATCAACATGGCCACCCGCGAGGAACTCATCGCCTCGGACAAGTCAGTCGAGGAGGTCCGCGACACCATCGACGCCGACAGCCTCGGTTACCTCTCTATCGACTCCGTGGCCGAAGTGCTCGAAAAGTCCCAAAGCGACCTCTGTCTCGGCTGTGTCACCGGCGAGTACCCCTACGACATCGACGGCGAGGAGACCGACCGCGACGTGAGCCGCCCCGTCGTCGGCGCCGAAGCGCCGCTGAGCGACTGA
- a CDS encoding 50S ribosomal protein L37e → MTGAGTPSQGKKNKTTHVKCRRCGEKSYHVKKKVCSSCGFGKSKKRRSYAWQSKSGDN, encoded by the coding sequence ATGACGGGTGCAGGAACCCCCAGCCAAGGAAAGAAGAACAAGACGACGCACGTCAAGTGCCGTCGCTGCGGCGAGAAGTCCTACCACGTGAAGAAGAAGGTCTGCTCGTCTTGCGGCTTCGGTAAGTCGAAGAAGCGTCGGAGCTACGCCTGGCAGTCGAAGTCCGGCGACAACTAA
- a CDS encoding LSM domain-containing protein — MSGRPLDVLEASLDEPVTVLLKDGNAYFGVLAGYDQHMNVVLEEALDEDTVPGDIELEQVQDTTIIRGDNVVTIKA; from the coding sequence ATGAGCGGCCGACCCCTCGACGTCCTCGAAGCGTCACTCGACGAGCCGGTGACGGTTCTCCTCAAGGACGGAAACGCGTACTTCGGCGTCCTCGCTGGTTACGACCAGCACATGAACGTCGTACTCGAAGAAGCGCTGGACGAAGACACCGTGCCCGGGGATATCGAACTCGAGCAAGTCCAAGACACAACCATTATACGCGGCGATAACGTCGTCACCATCAAAGCATGA
- a CDS encoding ribonuclease J gives MEIEIATIGGYEEVGRQMTAVRAGDDVVVFDMGLNLSQVLIHDNVETEKMHSLDLIDMGAIPDDRVMSDLEGDVQAIVPTHGHLDHIGAISKLAHRYDAPVVATPFTIELVKQQIEGENKFNVNNDLVKMEAGETMSIGDSGNVELEFVHVTHSIIDAINPVVHTPEGAVVYGLDKRMDHSPVLEDPIDMKRFREIGREGNGVLAYIEDCTNAGRKGRTPSESVARRHLKDVMTSVEDYDGGIVATTFSSHISRVSSLVEFAKDIGRQPVLLGRSMEKYSGTAERLGFVDLPDDLGMYGHRKSVDRTFKRIMKEGKENYLPIVTGHQGEPRAMLTRMGRGETPYEIDDGDKVIFSARVIPEPTNEGQRYQSERLLRMQGARIYDEIHVSGHLREEGHYEMLQALQPQHVIPAHQNLKGFAPYVDLAESQGYALGRDLHVTRNGNMIQLVE, from the coding sequence ATGGAAATCGAAATCGCAACCATAGGCGGATACGAAGAAGTCGGCCGTCAGATGACGGCTGTCCGTGCCGGAGACGACGTCGTCGTCTTCGACATGGGTCTCAACCTGTCGCAGGTCCTCATCCACGACAACGTCGAGACCGAAAAGATGCACAGCCTCGACCTCATCGACATGGGCGCTATCCCGGACGACCGGGTCATGAGCGACCTCGAAGGAGACGTGCAGGCCATCGTCCCCACGCACGGCCACCTCGACCACATCGGTGCCATCTCCAAGCTCGCCCACCGCTACGACGCCCCCGTCGTGGCGACGCCCTTCACCATCGAACTGGTGAAACAGCAGATCGAAGGCGAGAACAAGTTCAACGTCAACAACGACCTCGTCAAGATGGAAGCCGGCGAGACGATGTCCATCGGCGACTCCGGCAACGTGGAACTCGAATTCGTCCACGTCACCCACTCCATCATCGACGCCATCAACCCGGTCGTCCACACGCCCGAGGGCGCTGTCGTCTACGGTCTCGACAAGCGCATGGACCACTCGCCGGTCCTCGAAGACCCCATCGACATGAAGCGCTTCCGCGAAATCGGTCGCGAGGGCAACGGCGTGCTCGCGTACATCGAAGACTGTACGAACGCCGGCCGGAAGGGCCGCACGCCCTCCGAGTCCGTCGCGCGCCGCCACCTCAAAGACGTGATGACCTCCGTCGAGGACTACGACGGCGGCATCGTCGCGACGACGTTCTCGTCGCACATCTCCCGGGTCTCCTCGCTCGTCGAGTTCGCCAAGGACATCGGCCGCCAGCCGGTCCTCCTCGGCCGCTCGATGGAGAAGTACTCCGGCACGGCCGAGCGCCTCGGCTTCGTCGACCTCCCCGACGACCTCGGGATGTACGGCCACCGCAAGTCCGTCGACCGCACCTTCAAGCGAATCATGAAGGAGGGCAAGGAGAACTACCTGCCCATCGTCACGGGCCACCAGGGCGAGCCGCGCGCGATGCTCACCCGCATGGGCCGCGGCGAGACGCCGTACGAGATTGACGACGGCGACAAGGTCATCTTCTCGGCGCGGGTCATCCCGGAGCCGACGAACGAGGGCCAGCGCTACCAGTCCGAACGCCTCCTGCGCATGCAGGGCGCGCGCATCTACGACGAGATTCACGTCTCCGGCCACCTCCGAGAGGAGGGCCACTACGAGATGCTCCAGGCGCTCCAGCCCCAGCACGTCATCCCGGCTCACCAGAACCTGAAAGGCTTCGCTCCGTACGTGGACCTCGCGGAGAGTCAGGGCTACGCCCTCGGTCGCGACCTCCACGTCACGCGGAACGGCAACATGATTCAGCTGGTGGAGTGA
- the idsA3 gene encoding geranylfarnesyl diphosphate synthase: MTPDATEKRVLEAIRERRELVNDALDEDVPMAEPERLYEASRYLLKAGGKRLRPTVSLLTAESLADVEPMSEDYRAFPTLAGDPIDVMVAAVSIEVIQSFTLIHDDIMDDDDLRRGVPAVHKEYDNSTAILAGDTLYAKAFELLTKTGADPADGLEAVRRLATTCTQICEGQALDIEFERRTEVLPDEYLQMVELKTAVLYGTAAAVPAVVMGADDEVVEALYQYGIASGSAFQIQDDVLDLTVPSDQLGKQRGSDLVENKETIISLHARQQGIDVDDLVDAETAEELTEDAVEAAVAELNEAGSIDYAREMAEDLTEQAKSRLDVLPDNEARDLLCDIADYLITRGY, translated from the coding sequence ATGACTCCCGACGCGACCGAAAAGCGGGTGCTCGAGGCGATTCGCGAGCGGCGCGAACTCGTCAACGACGCGCTCGACGAGGACGTACCGATGGCCGAGCCCGAACGGCTCTACGAGGCCTCACGGTACCTCCTGAAAGCCGGCGGCAAACGCCTCCGGCCGACCGTCTCCCTCCTGACCGCGGAGTCCCTCGCGGACGTCGAACCGATGTCGGAGGACTACCGGGCGTTCCCGACGCTCGCGGGCGACCCCATCGACGTGATGGTCGCCGCCGTGAGCATCGAGGTCATCCAGTCGTTCACGCTCATCCACGACGACATCATGGACGACGACGACCTCCGTCGCGGCGTCCCGGCGGTCCACAAGGAGTACGACAACTCGACCGCCATCCTCGCCGGCGACACGCTGTACGCCAAGGCGTTCGAACTCCTGACGAAGACGGGCGCGGACCCCGCCGACGGCCTCGAAGCCGTCCGCCGACTCGCGACCACCTGCACGCAGATTTGCGAGGGGCAGGCGCTCGACATCGAGTTCGAGCGCCGCACCGAGGTGCTCCCCGACGAGTACCTCCAGATGGTCGAACTGAAGACGGCGGTGCTCTACGGGACCGCGGCCGCCGTTCCGGCGGTCGTCATGGGCGCCGACGACGAGGTCGTCGAGGCGCTCTACCAGTACGGCATCGCGTCCGGCAGCGCGTTCCAGATTCAAGACGACGTGCTCGACCTGACCGTGCCGTCCGACCAGCTCGGCAAACAGCGCGGCTCGGACCTCGTGGAGAACAAAGAGACCATCATCTCGCTTCACGCGCGCCAGCAGGGCATCGACGTGGACGACCTCGTCGACGCCGAGACGGCCGAGGAACTCACCGAAGACGCCGTCGAGGCCGCCGTCGCCGAACTGAACGAGGCGGGCAGCATCGACTACGCCCGCGAGATGGCCGAAGACCTCACCGAACAGGCCAAATCGCGGCTCGACGTCCTCCCGGACAACGAGGCCCGCGACCTGCTGTGCGACATCGCGGACTACCTCATCACCCGCGGCTACTGA
- a CDS encoding glutamate--tRNA ligase produces MDDELRERIEREAEKHALLNAVKHDSDADVGAIMGPLMGENPDFRQHGGEIPGLIGPVVAEVNRLSAGEKRERLEELAPEELAEMEAEEEADDSLLPDLPNVEAYDEVRMRAAPNPNGPWHLGHARMPAVIGTYKQMYDGSFIVRFDDTDPETKRPDLTAYDAILDDIDYLGFEPDDVIRASDRVETYYDYARELIEMGGAYTCSCSGEEFSNLKNDGKPCPHRDKDPETTREEFEDMVAGEYSSGEMVLRVKTDIEHKNPALRDWVAFRMIDTPHPREEAADYRAWPMLDFQSGVDDHLTGVTHIIRGIDLQDSAKRQQFVYDYFGWDYPEVVHWGHVQVDAYDVKMSTSSIKERIDAGEVEGWDDPRVPTIKSLRRRGIRGQAIVDAMVGLGTSTSNVDLSMSTVYANNRDLVDDDTDRYFLVRDVAEGTSADSQTMSGPCEAFAVEGGPDSAHPPLHPSFEERGTRDIPVGDSVLLESGDVPAEGERVWLKGFGAVRREGDSLVATGDDLDVVREGGVDVIHWAPTDGVPVRMRTMDGDVTGVAEPDFGDVPEDELVQFERVGFVRVDDRGDDETVVYFAHK; encoded by the coding sequence ATGGACGACGAGCTTCGAGAGCGCATCGAGCGAGAGGCCGAGAAGCACGCGCTTCTCAACGCGGTGAAACACGACAGCGACGCCGACGTGGGCGCGATTATGGGCCCGCTGATGGGCGAGAACCCCGACTTCCGCCAGCACGGCGGCGAGATTCCGGGCCTCATCGGCCCCGTCGTCGCCGAGGTCAACCGACTGTCGGCGGGCGAAAAGCGCGAGCGACTCGAAGAGCTCGCGCCCGAGGAACTCGCCGAGATGGAAGCCGAGGAGGAGGCGGACGACTCGCTGCTCCCCGACCTTCCGAACGTCGAGGCGTACGACGAGGTCCGCATGCGCGCCGCGCCGAACCCCAACGGCCCGTGGCACCTCGGCCACGCCCGCATGCCCGCGGTCATCGGGACGTACAAGCAGATGTACGACGGCTCGTTTATCGTTCGGTTCGACGACACCGACCCGGAGACGAAGCGACCGGACCTGACGGCGTACGACGCCATCCTCGACGACATCGACTACCTCGGGTTCGAGCCCGACGACGTGATTCGCGCCTCCGACCGGGTGGAGACGTACTACGACTACGCCCGCGAACTCATCGAGATGGGCGGCGCGTACACCTGCTCGTGTTCGGGCGAGGAGTTCTCGAATCTGAAGAACGACGGGAAGCCCTGTCCGCACCGCGACAAGGACCCCGAGACGACCCGCGAGGAGTTCGAGGACATGGTCGCAGGCGAGTACAGTTCGGGCGAGATGGTTCTCCGCGTCAAGACCGACATCGAGCACAAGAACCCCGCGCTGCGCGACTGGGTCGCCTTCCGCATGATAGACACGCCGCACCCCCGCGAGGAGGCGGCCGACTACCGCGCGTGGCCGATGCTCGACTTCCAGTCCGGCGTCGACGACCACCTCACGGGCGTCACCCACATCATCCGCGGCATCGACCTCCAAGACTCCGCGAAGCGCCAGCAGTTCGTCTACGACTACTTCGGCTGGGACTACCCCGAGGTCGTCCACTGGGGTCACGTACAGGTCGACGCCTACGACGTGAAGATGTCCACGTCGAGCATCAAGGAACGCATCGACGCGGGCGAGGTCGAGGGCTGGGACGACCCGCGCGTGCCCACCATCAAGAGCCTCCGCCGCCGCGGCATCCGCGGGCAGGCCATCGTGGACGCGATGGTCGGCCTCGGCACTTCCACCTCGAACGTCGACCTCTCGATGTCGACCGTCTACGCGAACAACCGCGACCTCGTCGACGACGACACGGACCGCTACTTCCTCGTTCGCGACGTCGCCGAGGGAACCTCGGCGGACAGCCAGACTATGTCTGGCCCGTGTGAGGCGTTCGCCGTCGAGGGCGGCCCCGACAGCGCCCACCCGCCGCTCCACCCGAGTTTCGAGGAGCGCGGCACCCGCGACATCCCCGTCGGCGACAGCGTCCTCCTCGAATCGGGCGACGTGCCCGCCGAGGGCGAGCGCGTCTGGCTGAAGGGCTTCGGCGCGGTCCGCCGCGAGGGCGACTCGCTCGTCGCCACCGGCGACGACCTCGACGTGGTCCGCGAGGGCGGCGTCGACGTGATTCACTGGGCACCGACCGACGGCGTCCCGGTCCGCATGCGCACCATGGACGGCGACGTGACGGGCGTCGCTGAACCCGATTTCGGTGACGTGCCCGAGGACGAACTCGTCCAGTTCGAGCGCGTCGGCTTCGTCCGCGTGGACGACCGCGGCGACGACGAGACGGTCGTCTACTTCGCGCACAAGTAG
- a CDS encoding cyclase family protein has product MTLLDLTRRVETGMPTYPGDPPVAVESHADFETDGYRVSRLELGTHAGTHVDAPAHTEPDGATLDDFPADDLRFTARAIDCRDAGPRGRIGPDAIPERLEPRVDFLVFRTGWEDEWGTERMADHPALEPETARACADRGLSVGIDALSPDPTGGDGVPAHHAILGAGLLVVENLCGLDALPTDRTFDLYVMPLRVDADGAPARVVADAETGLIRRRDER; this is encoded by the coding sequence ATGACCCTCCTCGACCTCACCCGCCGCGTCGAAACAGGGATGCCGACGTACCCCGGCGACCCGCCGGTCGCAGTCGAGTCGCACGCCGACTTCGAGACCGACGGCTATCGCGTCTCGCGGCTCGAACTCGGAACCCACGCGGGCACGCACGTCGATGCCCCCGCGCACACCGAGCCGGACGGCGCGACGCTCGACGACTTCCCGGCCGACGACCTCCGGTTCACCGCTCGCGCAATCGACTGTCGAGACGCGGGACCCCGCGGTCGAATCGGCCCGGACGCGATTCCCGAACGCCTCGAACCGCGCGTGGATTTTCTCGTGTTCCGAACCGGCTGGGAAGACGAGTGGGGGACCGAACGCATGGCCGACCACCCGGCACTCGAGCCCGAGACGGCGCGCGCCTGCGCGGACCGCGGGCTCTCGGTCGGTATCGACGCGCTCAGCCCGGACCCGACCGGCGGCGACGGCGTGCCCGCCCACCACGCGATTCTCGGGGCGGGGCTCCTCGTCGTCGAGAACCTTTGCGGGTTGGACGCGCTCCCGACCGACCGGACGTTCGACCTGTACGTCATGCCGCTTCGGGTGGACGCCGACGGCGCGCCCGCGCGGGTCGTCGCCGACGCGGAGACGGGGCTGATTCGGCGGCGAGACGAGCGGTGA
- a CDS encoding DUF456 domain-containing protein: protein MDVFLWVALALLVLGVVGSVLPLLPGALLSVVGVVVYWVSTGFSEPGPIAFVGLTLVGLVALVTDYAGGMVAARFGGASTRTSIVAGVVGFLLMFLIGPLGIFVGVAGTVFALEYVDHQDAEESGRRALVATVGVLATAAVQALLTFSMLVGFVLTVVL from the coding sequence ATGGACGTGTTCCTCTGGGTCGCGCTCGCCCTCTTGGTCCTCGGCGTCGTCGGGAGCGTACTCCCGCTGCTTCCCGGTGCGCTCCTGTCCGTAGTCGGCGTGGTCGTCTACTGGGTGTCGACCGGCTTCTCGGAGCCCGGTCCCATCGCGTTCGTCGGGCTCACTCTCGTCGGCCTCGTCGCGCTCGTCACCGACTACGCCGGCGGGATGGTCGCCGCGCGGTTCGGCGGCGCGTCGACCCGAACCTCGATTGTCGCCGGCGTCGTCGGCTTCCTGCTCATGTTCCTCATCGGCCCGCTCGGCATCTTCGTCGGCGTCGCTGGCACCGTCTTCGCCCTCGAATACGTCGACCATCAGGACGCGGAAGAGAGCGGTCGGCGCGCCCTCGTCGCCACCGTCGGCGTCCTCGCCACCGCGGCGGTGCAGGCGCTGTTGACGTTCTCGATGCTCGTCGGGTTCGTCCTGACCGTGGTGCTCTGA